From Lewinellaceae bacterium:
GGCATTTCGCCATCCAGGACCTGGATGATGTCTTTAATTAGGCCATCTACGAATAGATTATAAAAAATAATCATCTGTCGGTATGGTATTTGCAGCGATTAACAACTATTATCTTTAGGTCTGATAGGGAGTTCTTTCCCTAACCTTTCAAAACCTTGGATGCATGGATATGATCAACTTTCGGGAAACCGCTAATTTCATATGGAGCGTTGCCGATCTTCTCAGGGGTGATTACAAACAAAGCGATTATGGCAAGATCATTCTTCCCCTTACTGTCTTAAGAAGGCTGGATTGTGTTCTGGAGCCAACCAAGGAAAAGGTGCTGGCCTATCTGCCAAAGGTTCAGACAACCAATGTCCAGAACATCGATCCTATCCTGAATAAAGTTGCCGGGCATAATTTTCACAACCGATCCAAATATGATTTTAACAAGCTGATCGCCGATCCTGATCATATTGCGGCTAATCTCAGGAACTATATCAACGGGTTTTCAGAAAACGCGCGGGAGATCATCGAATATTTTGATTTTGACAAACAGATCGACCGGCTGGAAAAATCCAATCTTCTTTACCTGGTCTTAAAGAGATTTCAGGAAACGGACCTTCATCCCAAAAAGGTGAGCAATGTTGAGGCCGGTTATCTCTTTGAAGAGCTGATCAGGAAATTTGCCGAACTTTCCAATGAGACGGCAGGGGAACATTTCACTCCCCGGGAGGTGATCCGGCTCATGGTAGATATGCTCTTCATTGCAGACAAAGATATCCTTACCAAGAAAGGAATTGTCAAAACCCTTTATGATCCTGCAGGGGGGACCGGAGGAATGCTGACGGTTGCCGATGAATATGTCAGAAGCCTGAATGAAGATGCCCGGCTTGAATTATTCGGCCAGGAAATCAACCCTGAGAGTTACGCGATTTTCAAAGCGGATATGCTGATAAAGGGCCAGAATGCCTCGAACGTAAAGTTTGGTAACTCATTTACTGAAGATGGCCTGGAAGGCAATAAATTTGATTACATGCTTTCCAATCCGCCATTCGGTGTGTCCTGGAAGAAAGTCGAAAAGAAAATCAAACACGAGGCTGAAAGCTTAGGCCATGCAGGGCGCTTTGGGGCAGGGACCCCAAGGGTCAGTGATGGATCACTATTGTTCCTGCAGCACATGATTTCCAAAATGACGCAAACAGGGCAGGGGAGCCGGATTGGTATTGTCTTTAACGGATCACCATTATTTACCGGATCAGCCGGCAGCGGCGAAAGCGATATCAGGAAATGGATCATTGAAAATGATATGCTCGAAGCCATCATTGCTCTTCCTGATCAGCTTTTTTACAATACAGGCATTTCAACTTACATCTGGATTGTCGATAACCGCAAAAGACCTGAGCGCAAAGGCAAGGTCCAGCTCATCAATGCTGTCTCATTCTTTGAAAAGATGAGTAAAAGTCTGGGTAACAAACGTAATCTGATCAGTACAGTTCAAATTGAGAAGATCACAAAGCTCTATGGTGATTTTGAAGAAAACAAATATTCCAAAATCTTCGATAATGAAGATTTCGGCTATCACAAAGTGACTGTTGAACGGCCTAAAAGAAAAAAAGATGGCACAATCATTAAGGACACCAACGGCAACCCAAAAGTTGACAGTTCCCTGCGGGATTACGAGAGCATTCCCTTAAAAGAGGATATCGAAGAATACTTCAAAAGAGAGGTTCTTCCCCATGTCCCGGATGCCTGGATTGATCATTCAAAAACCAAAGTTGGCTATGAAATAAACTTCACCAGGTATTTCTATGAATACACTCCCCTTCGATCAACCGAAGAAATCAGAGCAGACATTCTCAAGCTTAAGGAAGAGATGGAGGATTTAACAATGAAAGTTGTGAGCCCATGAGCATAATTTCAGAGCCTATGATTTCATCGTGGACAGGACCATTACCCAAACATTGGAATACGGCAAAATTAAAATGGCTATCGAAAATCTATGCGGGAGGAACACCAGATAAAAGCAACAGCGCTTACTGGGAAAATGGCACAATTCCATGGCTTAATTCCGGCACGGTAAATCAAGGAATAATAACTGAATATTCCCATTTGATAACTGAGCAAGGATTCAATAACTCAAGTGCCAAATGGATAGAAAAGGGAAATCTAATTATTGCATTGGCAGGACAAGGAAAAACAAAGGGAATGGTTGGCTTAACCACCTTCCGAACAACTTGTAATCAATCGCTCGGAGTAATATCTCCGGGTCAAAAGATTTACAGTAAATTTATTTATTACTACCTAAAGAGGAGTTACAAAAACATAAGAGGCTTAGCGGGAGATGGTAAAAGGGACGGTTTGAACTTAGAAATGATTGGAAGTATCTATGTACCGATACCACCATTTGATGAACAAGTTGCTATAGTAGAATTCTTAGATATAAAAACTTCACAAATTGACCAGTCAATTGAAAAAAGAACTTTATTAATTCAACTACTCCAAGAAGAAAAATCAGCAGTTATCAATGAAGCCGTTACAAGAGGAATAAATTCAAGAGTTCCAATGAAGGGATCGGGCATTGAATGGCTACGTGAAATGCCTAAGCATTGGGAACTAGCTAAAATGAAGTATTTAGGAAAGATAAAATATGGCCTTGGACAACCTCCTAAACAACTAGAGAACGGTTTACCATTGATTAGAGCCACAAATATTGAAAGAGGCAAGATAGTTGAAGCAAATATGGTCTATGTTGACCCTGACGATGTTCCGTATGAGAGAGATCCAGTGTTAAGAGAAAATGACATTATTGTCGTGAGGAGTGGTGCATATACTGCCGACAGTGCCATTATTCCAAACAAATATGATGGTGCGATTACAGGGTACGATATG
This genomic window contains:
- a CDS encoding SAM-dependent DNA methyltransferase, translating into MINFRETANFIWSVADLLRGDYKQSDYGKIILPLTVLRRLDCVLEPTKEKVLAYLPKVQTTNVQNIDPILNKVAGHNFHNRSKYDFNKLIADPDHIAANLRNYINGFSENAREIIEYFDFDKQIDRLEKSNLLYLVLKRFQETDLHPKKVSNVEAGYLFEELIRKFAELSNETAGEHFTPREVIRLMVDMLFIADKDILTKKGIVKTLYDPAGGTGGMLTVADEYVRSLNEDARLELFGQEINPESYAIFKADMLIKGQNASNVKFGNSFTEDGLEGNKFDYMLSNPPFGVSWKKVEKKIKHEAESLGHAGRFGAGTPRVSDGSLLFLQHMISKMTQTGQGSRIGIVFNGSPLFTGSAGSGESDIRKWIIENDMLEAIIALPDQLFYNTGISTYIWIVDNRKRPERKGKVQLINAVSFFEKMSKSLGNKRNLISTVQIEKITKLYGDFEENKYSKIFDNEDFGYHKVTVERPKRKKDGTIIKDTNGNPKVDSSLRDYESIPLKEDIEEYFKREVLPHVPDAWIDHSKTKVGYEINFTRYFYEYTPLRSTEEIRADILKLKEEMEDLTMKVVSP
- a CDS encoding restriction endonuclease subunit S produces the protein MISSWTGPLPKHWNTAKLKWLSKIYAGGTPDKSNSAYWENGTIPWLNSGTVNQGIITEYSHLITEQGFNNSSAKWIEKGNLIIALAGQGKTKGMVGLTTFRTTCNQSLGVISPGQKIYSKFIYYYLKRSYKNIRGLAGDGKRDGLNLEMIGSIYVPIPPFDEQVAIVEFLDIKTSQIDQSIEKRTLLIQLLQEEKSAVINEAVTRGINSRVPMKGSGIEWLREMPKHWELAKMKYLGKIKYGLGQPPKQLENGLPLIRATNIERGKIVEANMVYVDPDDVPYERDPVLRENDIIVVRSGAYTADSAIIPNKYDGAITGYDMVFRPTTVNAKFISYGLLSNYILYNQLYVHRLRAAQPHLNAEELGDTIVLIPSLEEQEEIVSHIESEISRIDKEIELAQKEIELLKEYRGALISEAVTGKIDVRDYPLN